The region tcacgttttagacctgtgaattggcctctaagatcttgtgatttaacaccgctagattactttctgtgaaggtctatgcggataagccacaataaaattcatgtcaatcgaataatccatcgttgttttattgcaatttaaagtactatagctctaaaaaacaccctttagtagtagaagatattttagggagaaagataattgtctcaaaccccaatatgcaaattttcagctcaaaattgtgattagttttccataaacgtctaataggcggtgaatcaccctgtttactcagacagatcacgagaatttTTGCACATTATCaacatttttacatttttgttGAATTCTAACCTTTGTTTTAGGACAACCCCGAAGAATCCTTCATAGCAAGAGCGATCAGAAACGACGATCTGCACAGATACGAAATTCAAAAGCGTAGAGAAGCCGAATATTGCATCCTGAACGCGGCCAAACTGATCGCGCCTCTGATTGGCGATTCCTTCAGCGCAGGTATGAACCGGTTCCGGCAAATATCCCCCACCCCTGCTTAACCTTGAAATCGACAGGTTACGATTGGTGCGTGGCCACAATCAAGAAGTCGGAATACGCCAGACTTGCGTCCGAGCTGGAGATCAACAAGGCGGTTATGTTCCTGAAACAGAAACAACTACCTGAGGCCGTCAGCACGCTGAAGGCCTTCGAGAAGGATTCGAACATTGCGATAAATGCTGCCGTTAACCTGTCATTCATATATTTCTTGGTGAGTGAActaatctaacctaacctaacctgtcATTCATATATTTCTTGGTGAGTGAActaatctaacctaacctaacctgtcATTCATATATTTCTTGGTGAGTGAACTGGGCGTGTCGTGGTTGCCTCCCACCTCTCTAGAAATAAGGCTAGGGGAACTATAAGTGGGCGCAGAGGGGCGGGGTTGACCTCATTTGGAGGAGTGGTTTTCACTTTTCTCTGTTTTTAGTAATCAACATGCAGAGGTTGGTAGACCAGCGTGATTTTGTTGTCTTGGCAAAATGAATATCCAAGAAAAAATACCCAATTTTTACTTAACCCAAGACCGACGATGTTGGGATTCTGGGTTTtgatataaaatgaatatttaaagcTTTATGTTAAATTTTGAGGTTATCACACAGGATCAATGATCTAATTATACATTGATGCGCCCTTGAACTGTCGTGCGGTGCAGATCATTGACTCTAAtatcagagagagagagagagagagagaaattaAGCCTTGGGACCGCGAGGGAGGGGATAATCATTTGATCCCTCCCTCCCTCAATTTCTAAAAAAGCCCTGAACAGGTTTTTTTAGTCTAAATAACTTGGATTATACACATTTCAAAACCCTCATTGAGTTGCGTTCCATTTTAGCAAGGTGACTACGATACTGCCTTAACCTATGGGCAAGTTGTTGAGTCATCCATAGTTAAGACACCTGAAGGTTACGTGAATTTGGGTGCCTGCTTCATGGCTCAAGGACAACTAGAAAAGGCCATAAACTGCTTCGAAACGGCTCTAGAACTGGCTCCCAATCATTTTGAAGCCACCTATAACTTAGGTGAGTTTCACCTTGATTTAATGAGATTATGTATTAAAATTCttggtggtttttttttttcattcaagttgCAACTTGCAGGTTTGGCCCTGAAGAACCAAGGTCATTTCGAGAGGGCCTTGGAATGCTTCCAGCAGTTCACCGGCTCCCTGGCTCTTCTCCCATGTGTGATCTATCAGACCGGCCATCTTCTAGACCTGATGCAAGACGCTGAAGCTGCAGCCGATACCTACCAGCAGCTCTTAGGACTGGTGCCTGCTGACGCtgaagccttgcaaaaattggGAGAACTGTACGATCGAGAAGGGGACAAACAGCAGGCCTACCACTATCATCTAGAGGTACGTTGCTCTGTGGTTTTGGATGGAAGGCCAAAAAAAAAGTATGTTCTATAGTCTTTCAGATACTTTCCGGCGAATTTGTCTGTTATCGAATGGTTGGGGTCGTATTACATCGAGATGCAAGTGGTAGAGAAGGCTTTGGTTTACTTCGAGAAGGCTGCAATCATGCAACCTAACGAGCCCAAATGGAACATGATGGTGGCTGCTTGTTACAGGCGTAGCGGGAACATGCACAGGTAAATGATGTTGATTTTTGGTCTGAATGTCTTAATACAGGTCTGTCACTCCCCGTATTTACAAAGGAAATCGCTAAAGTGATTTTTGTGATCTTGAATCGATCCTACTCGTGTTTATGGGAGTGGTTTGGAGTGCGCCAATCAGAATGCAGCCACCGATTCTTGAGACCAATCGCAGTGATAGGTCCATATGAACTGTGTagtcatagacctaatatccatggatatTATATcaatggatattaggtctatgtgtgtagttatgttatgttattattgaaattgacatGGGTATTTGTACTATATGAATCATTTTTGTTTTGTCATTTCTGCTTTTATTTCAGAACATTCTGAAATCTAAAGAACTTCAGTTTTGCGTGTGTGTCAGAAGAATCTAGTAACTGCattaacttctacaattctcaTGCTAATTTACCCTTGATGGTCCTATACGAATTTAATCTTGTCCAGAAGCAAACGTAAAGTTCTTGGGACACTCTTGGATACTGTCCACCTTGCTCATGCGCAACTGTGGTGTAACCGTGACCTCAATAGTCCGTATTCTACTGGTCCTACCTCTCGAATATACTGCTCAGGATAAATAGTGTTACTAGACCAATAATAATTTAAAGAGCGAAGGACATGGAAGCACCCTTTGGCGAAGCCATATTGCTATATTAAGAAATTTGATCaatattttttccgaaaatattttaaaagatGTGTTCTATGACCCTGTAGTTTACTAGTCATTTTTGCAGGGCCTTAACACTATACcaagctattcacaagcaattTCCAGAAAATGCAGAGTGTCTTCGGTATTTGGTTCGTTTATGTAGTGATTTAGGCATGAGAGAAGCCCAAGATTATGTGATGGAGTTGAAAAAGCTGGAGAGGACCAAGGAAGTAAGGGAAAGAGTAAACAGCAGTCGACCGGGTAAGTTCAACAAATTGAGACTACCATACACATTAAATAATTACTTAATTTGTGGTACGAGTACACCGGCAGAAATCGTCACGTGAGGAAAAGGCGTTATGCAACCTCTAGTTGACCTTCGCTCTCAATTTTTCAATCCCCTTTTTATTATTTGCGGGTGTGTGTTTTATAAAGGATACCCCTAGAGCCTCTCGCTGCTTTATCGTAACCTCCTTAAAGCGTACAGGGAATCTGCATGATTGCAAGAGATGGTTGTTATAGCTCTTTCGGTTCCCGCTTCATCAAAGCATTGTGGAGTTATCCAGTGGGGATTTTCATGAAACTAAAATATGAAGGAAGCACTGAcatttataaaatgaataatggAATACAGAACCACTGCGTGAAAATTGTATATTCAATAGTACTTCAACGGGTGAACTGGAAAgatagaaaagaaaaataattcatttagaTAAGAGCTGAGTGAGCCTGTTAATAAGCAgcgattttttttcaggttctAGAAGAACCAGCAGAGGTTTAACATCTAGTGCTAGTTCAGGATTCAGCGTAGTTTTGGAAAATGTGTCTAGTCCAAGAAATTCAGCTGGTAGAAATTTAGATTCCTCTAGAATGATGGATTTGCGAAACAGTGCAGGAAGCAATGATTCTGGATTAGAAAATAGTGGTTAGTTTCGTATTGAACAATTTTTACAGAAATATTATCATGGTTGtttaatcctttttttttattctctgGGAATtattatcaaacttttttatttagAATGGAGCGCTTGAAGGTTCTGTTAAGATGCTAccttattttaatttataagcTGTTTTTACAGATACATCATACTTGGATCCATTAGGGCCCCAACCCACAAGACCTAGAACAGGAATGGGGAAACCTCTTGACTTCGAAGATTTTGATAACGAAGAATTGGGTGATGATCTTCTACCTGAGTAATAcactgaattaaatattttctgtcataatataacaaacaaatataattgaataagtttttaaatattcaaaaattcgaaTCCTGCTACTTTTGATTGTATTTAGATGATATattgatattataaaaaatattttaattgtgAAGTAAAGATATTTCTGTTAAGAATCAGTTATTCCATAAAAGTAGCTAATTAAATTATAcagattttttcctgaaaaaacgCTGCAAATTTATTTCTCCTAtctttatttcatataatatcTAAACCTTTCCTCGAGAATGAATTTTTAGTAatgtttttcaaaaactttctcaaaattttgaagATTTATTGTTGGACAAAATGAACTGCAATGAAAAGTCAATTTTTGAAACACACAATTTATTCCTATGACTTATAATGATTTCATTACATTTGGGAATTGGGTTTCATACATCTTCAAGAAACAATAAAATGAAACCATTAAATTAGGATTCAcaaattataaaaacaataaaaaaaaggataacAATGGATCAAATCATCCATATCTTTTATATCCAAATATAAAAACCTatatgaattcaattcataaaacacatattcctaataaaaaaatagtCTTTAGTTAAGTCAGTTCAGTAGAATTTCTAATAAAATCATACTTTTTACTAATAGTCGCAGGAGGAATCAAAATAATGCAATAATTATTTTGGAAGAGATACAACATACAATTATGAGATAAATAGATAACTATGCTAAATCTTCTTcaggaaaatcaatcaattgaactaaaatgtcaaaatttgatcTTCATTCACTGtcattgtgtattatttttttcaattcatcccAATGTAACTCAACCACAACCTGTCCTTCAGTTTGCTCGATTAAATCTATAGTTAGTGGTGCATAATCGTCCATGTCCATAGGTGACCAGCCTGTATACTGTTTGAAGATATTccatgaatattgaaattaaaatcattTGAAGGTTTGTGACAAGTCTCACTTGATAATATTGCATCAAGATTAACAGTACAAAAAAGAATGTTCTATTTGTATTTTGCTActcttgaaaaacaaaaaaaaaatacattctaaCTTACTCAATTAACTATTGTAATCACTGTACTTACGATAGAAGTATTTTTATGTCGGACTTTTCCCTCATGCTCAAATGGTTCATACTTTTGCAGGAGAGATTTTCCATCAATTCTCCATATCCAAGGATGCTTATTAGGATCTCCCACTTGAGCATCTTGTTTAGAAATCACAAAAGATCCAACCTATTTAACATCATTCAGAATGAGGTCAAATTCTACAGGAAGATCTAATGACATTACATAAGAAAAGAACCCACCGCATAGTTATTGGAATATACTATTTTATACCCTTTTTTCTTTGATGATGCAGTGCTAGGACTAACTTTTGAAGAAGGCGATTTCTTCTTTCTAATTGCGCCATTTTTTGGTTTTGGTAGACTTCGGTCACTTGTACTATCACTGCTCTCATCTACTTCTAACGACTTTTTAGGTTTCTTTGCGATTTTTCTAGTTGTTCGTCGCCTTGATGTTTTCTTCTGAAAAGTGACAGCGTTTGCAAATTTCAATCATAATAAAtctctctatttcaaaaattgatattattgcATTCAATTTTGTTTATGAAATTCTTCTTCACCTCCGTTTCAACCCATTCATCTTCAGAGCTTTCGTAAGATTCAGGATCATCTTCAGCTTCTGAAAGATTCATTTTCAAGCAGGAGTTGTCTGCTTTCtttaatttaataaataaaataggtGCCCTATGCAAAAATTACTCCCATCTGTAATCCAATTAATGAGCATCACATCACAACATAAAAAtccctttaaattttatttgaacTACTACACAGAATATAAAGTTTTGACACATATGTTTACAAATTATGCCATAAATTATTCTCAGAGTGAGTAGAGAGTGAGCTTCACTTGAAATATGCTATCATGATATTGATTTAATATTCTTTCTTTACAACCTATGGatagaaattaaaaacaatACATAATCAATATATACTTCTTCTGTTCTGTTGGCATCACTTCTGAAACAGGATCAAAGTGCTTTAATTTCTATAAAAGTGATTGTTTCTTTTTTCAATCTATGACGTATGTGAAgtaaaattttgatttattttatcgaaggcGTGTTTAATTAGAAACTTATTGAGAATAAAGGTGATTTCCTTCTCTTTTAAGTTGAAAGGAATTGTAACCAACAAATGCTTGATAGTTTGCCGAAATAATATCTAGAACACAAGGTATATGAAagatttatcaataattaatGATCCTAATATGtatatttcaactatatattggAATTCTCTATTGCTAAACATATATTCATTATCAATGAGGCATAAATCAATACATTATAATTCCTTTATGTTATCATGCAAGTTTATTTTCAGATGATCAATTTGACGGTGAAAACATTGGATTCTAGGAATCACCAGTTTTCAGTGAATGATGATGTAAGTTAGTAGAAATCTCAGTAGAatcatttaattaattttggatatttcAGATGACAGTGGAGGAATTCAAAAGGCACATAGCCGATGAAGTAAATATATCTGCTGAAACTCAAAGAATTATATATTGTGGACGTGTCTTACAAGATTCATCAAAGTTGATAGATCATGGTAAGTTGTGAATgtaaaattaaatgaagaagAATCACAGAGTTCATTATTGTGTAATATACTATTTACAGagaacaataaatataaaaaagagtTTTTATTTTAGATCTGGATGGCAAAGCTGTGCATTTGGTGCAAAGACCTCCACCAGGCACTACTCCCTCTAACTCCTCACGTTCCAGTAGGACTTCTTCACCTCATCCTACTCACAGAATGTTCCGTACTTTGGATACCAATAATGCAACAGTGTTTTTGGGATCTGTCTACCCAAGTAATTTAGATACACAAGGAGTTTTACATCCTCCTACCCATACTCATGCTTTTACTCGGCTCAATGTAGCTAGAAGGTCAGTGGAAATcaaatgtcattttcagtatcaAATATCTGATATTGATAAGTTTTTCATTGTTGCCAActtgacaaattttttttaggaTGTTGAGGAGGGCAGAACATCTGATCTCTCAACTAGAAAATCCAGCAGCTCCTGCCGAACCAGCCCCTCAAGATGATCCCCAAGATGAAGTGCTGCCTATTATTGAAGCAAGGCTCTACTATCCTGGTGCTCACACAGCAGCAGATGAAAGCCAGATCATAACACAATTTTTCCAGAACTATTTACGCAGAGAGTAAGTATTTACGGCTGAACGTTGAAAATCTGTGATGTTCTTTTGAAACTTTATAATGTATTTGCGAGCTTCCTTTCTAATTATGATCTATACAAAAAATTAAGCATTTGATTGAAGAACCCCAGGGTTTAGTGACAATTTACGATCTAAAAACACCTTACCGCAGTATTTACCAAAACGTCAGGTGAAAATCGGGTTAAtctggaattttccaattctgttGAACAATCTGGCCTTAAGAAAATGCTCCACAGTTGCCAAAGGATATATTCAggaatttttcagaataaagTAGACATAGCGGAGAAAAAAGTAggaattcatgaataatttgaaaaaaaaaatttttttttgtaattgtaaTACTATGAAACTACTGAACAGATATCATTGTTGATTTCACCTGTAAATTCAGCAACTTTAGGctttgtttcattgaaattgaacagAAGTGTAAAAAAATTTAtgttcaaaatgaagaaaaaaactttttgtgaACGTTACCCCTTTTTGCAGATCACAGAATTCAGGAAACACAAGCACAACACCAGCACCATCAGCCCCAACTGAGCAAAGTGCACCAAACACTTCTACTTCTCAAGCTGCGCCACCAACTGACCCGGCAGACCCAAGATTTCCTGAGTAAGTATTTAGAAAGCGATAAAAAATTACTTTCGGCTACTTTCTTTCATCAAATTATTCTTGTCTAGTTCGAAAATATCATTGACTGTTTTTCAACAACTTTgagaatattatgaatttaaTAAGAATTATTGGCTTATGAAAATTCCTAGTTGCCAAAGTTAGGTTAAGTTCTGtatattcagtatttcttatTGAATATGCATTGACAGATTTAGGTTATCAGGAATTAACTACTTCTCCAGCCCTTTGAAAGAGGGCGTTTAGTGTGTCCGTGTCTAGAATGTTAACATAACCTACTTTATCGAGTggtaaaatatattatataccCTTTTATAGGAACGCCACAAGAACAGCCCAATTGGCTGAAGTATTGACAACGCTTAACCAGGTGCAGCTAAGATTTGCCCCTTTCTTGGAGAGGTACCAAAATTTTATGCGTGATGACCCTGTTGTTACTTCACAAGAGGTAACCGATCTAAAATACCATCTTTGCCCTCTTCTTATCATCTGATTTCTAGGAAATTCGCAAAGTACAGATGGAGATGGATAAAGTATCGGAAGTGATGCATTATTTGAGTCATGCTTATCACTCTCTCAGTGACGTTATATTGAGAGTCAGAAACACGCCACCTAGGCCACTCCTGACCCGACCACTCATGTTGCAACAGTCGGCTTTTGTTCAAACTCGTATGGGGATCCCGATTCAAGTTGAGGTGAGTTTTTAGGGGTTTCTTTTTGCACACTTCTTCCAGGATAAAGTATACCACCATTTAGCTCAAATATCTgtgatttttcgaattttgagccaggaatgGACTTGAATGTCCATCTGGTGTATTCATAGTTTTTTACAATATCTGAACAAGATTAAAATAATGGAACCGaatctcaaaatttgttttgtaagcAGTTATAGGATTGTTTcgacaatttggcaacgtcTTTACGCAATGCTTATAAATTGCTAATAACATATCGATTTATTTGCAGGCGCAAATCAACTTATCCGATAGGTCAGGTGCCAGCACTGGCGGTAACCAGGCCCCTCAGACCGGTGAATCTGCTCCGCCCAATACCATCGCCCCTACTGCCACGCCCCAATCGTTCTCCAGCCAAGCAGTACCGATGATCAGTACCGTACGTGTTCCTATCCCATTGGACATCAGAGGTTTCCTGCCCACTCAGAGCGTCAGTTCGTCTGGCGCTGGTAGGGAGACTGCTGGCTCCGCCCCCGTCGGGGGCGGGGCTTCGGCCACAGCCACCTCGGCGTCGCCTTCCAGCAACCGCAGCGGCAGTGGTTCAGCCTCGACCTCCTTCAGTTCATCCGATCCCGAGGTAGAGCTCATCATGGAGGTCACACCTGAAGGTATTAGCATTGATTCTTTGGACGGTGGTGTCGTCAGATCTAACCATACCGAGGATTGTAAGTGGCGTTTTGTTTACCGTCCGGGGCTCTGTTTTTGATCGTTCGAAGTCGTTAGGTTGGTATTCTTGGACGCTAGCAAGATGTAACATGTAGTGTTTGCACTCTACGGTCTAATCAGCTGGGGATACGTAACAACAAATAAAACGTAATgcttctaacctaacctaaaaaaACAATGGTTAACACATAAAAAGCATCGGATATCCCCCCAACTGTTGATATCTGACGCCTTGTGAATGCTTAAGgacaaattataaaataatatcaatattCTGGGGACCTAACCTTAAATTCTCAAAATTCTACGATGAGATAAATAAATTTGCGCTGTTTTCAGGTTTATAAACGGTCAAGAATAGAGCCCTTGTGTTTGTTGGTTGAAGGGATAGGCTCTTTAACTTAATTTATTGTCTGTTGGTGGTGGGATGAATCAATAAGGCTGAGATGAATgacaaatttagaaaattttGGGTTTTGGAGTCTTCAACTTGGCTTCTTTATATTTATGACACCAATGTCATAGATCTAAATGTTTTCTTAAGCACATTGGAAAGTATAGAGCTTTGCTGATGTCCTATATGAGATTTTGTGCAGCGTTGTGGAAAATTTAAGATAGCATCCTTCTTCACTAAATTAATTTGAACACTAAAAAGGGTTTGCTGCAAATGGGAATAGGTTTTTCCCCTAAAGAGCATGAAGTCATTTTTGCAACCTTTCGAGGATGTAAAGGGTCAGTACATTGATCAAAATGATCAAATGTAGGTACCTATTTCTTGAATTCAACCCTAAAGGACAAACAGTGAAATAGTAGTGGAAGTGCcctgaaaataaaacaaaattgaattatgtTGAAATTTGTTGTGGACCCAATCataaagttttattatttttttatgactgATGATGCTGTCAGCACAAAATTTTGCAAGATGTTTAAAtttgatattcttcaaataGGCTGAGCCTTGAAGTTGTACATTAAATTTAACAATCAATCAAATAGAACACATTTTTCATTCACAATTCTTCCATATTTGTCATCACTTGATATAGAACTATAAAACCTCGTTTCGTATGCATTTTGTACTTCATTACATCAATTGATATGAAAGCTCTCAAAAAGGTAATACATATCACAAAAGGACATGTTTTTGAAAGAGGTCAaaccattaataataataatgtagtttatttcggtaaataaacaaagaaaagaacaaattaagaaagataagtgagataaagagaaaaatatatccTCCTCTTTCAATCTCTTTCTAACACAGTGGCTTGGTGCATTTTCTGTGGCAAGCAAACAACACACTAAGATGAATTCAAAAGAagacatgttttttttttcagttttaaggGGTGGATCTATAAATGGACAACAACCAGCCAACTTCATTCATACTATGATGCAGATGGCCACCGAGCTTATAAATGGTACAGGACGTGATGCTGTTGCTGCTGCTGCTTCGAGGCATACCTCCGCTACCAGTGCTCCACCACTGACTCCTACACCACCTGCACAAAACTCACAGGCTCGTGGTAACAATCAGACTAATCCAACCAGTTCAACACAGACTAGATCGACTCCTAGGTAGGCTAAATGTCTCAAttcaacataataataataaaaataaattaaaacaaaaactaaaaaaaaaaattaaaaaaatacgaaaAGAACAAAGGCTTCAAAAGAAATATAAACACTGATCTTAATTTCCACACAAATtagttgattccaaaaatgatttatttactAATTAACCATTTACCAATAGTTCATATACAGGTTTATCAACAGAAAGTATAAAACTTATTTTACTCAAATACATAAGATTTAAATCTCCTTATTGATTTCTCTTCATCATTTTCCCAATTAACAGTTATAACTGTATTAAATCATGTATAATTGTGGTTCTACAATAGTTCACcgataattcattttcaattttttttttttttttcaggccaCATGTTCACTTGCACCATCAAAACATACCATCAGGCTTCGATCCTTATTTACCCTGCCATTCTCATCACGTCAACAGGCGTAGGGTGTTCAGTGgagattctgcttcaactgcACAGAGTCAACCCACTGCGGAAACTGCAAGCGCAAGAGTCAGACCGGAAGAAAGGCAGAATCTTGCGAATGAAACTCTCCATGGAACACTACATCGGTAAGAAGAGTGTTAACTTATACTGAAGATCATTTGAGAAcacaaataaagggtgttttttttttagagctatagaactttaaattgcaataaaacaacaatggattattcgattgacatgaattttatttatatgcaagataatcttgtggcattacattttatatatgatttctggcatatgaccgccactgctggctcggaggcagtccaatctggacgtccaattttcgatgactttttccaacatttgtggccgtatatcggcaataacacggcgaatgttgtcttccaaacggtcaagggtttgtgacttatccgcatagaccaatgactttacatagccccacagaaagtagtctagcggtgttgaatcacaagatcttggaggccaattcacaggtccaaaacgtgaaattagtaaccaaacgtgtctttcaataaatcgattgtggcacgagctgtgtgacatgttgcgccgtcttgttggaaccgcagcttctggacatcatggttgttcaattcaggaatgaaaaagttagtaatcatggctctatacagatcaccattgactgtaacgttctggccatcatcgtttttgaagaagtacggaccaatgattccaccaacccatgaagcgcaccaaacagtcagttttttcagatgtaacggtgtttcgacatacacttgaggattagcttcactccaaatgcggcagttttgtttgttgacgtagccattcaaccagaagtgcgcttcatcgctaaacaaaattcgcttttgAAAATcgggatacgtattccgcacagaaccattatttttgaaataaaattgcactatttgcaagcgttgttcaggcgtgagtctattgatgatgaattgccaaaccaaactgagaataaatcacttgacagctgttaaatcggtcgccatcttgaacagtaatgccaacttaaagttatatgtatacctcgaaaaaaaacacccgttaattAGAATACGCTATTGCTTCACCATTTTTTAATGTGTTCGATGAGAgtttttattgtgatttttcAGTGCTGTAAACAGATTGTTGGAACACGTTGGAATTGGTGACGTTCCCCAAGTTGGTGGGGACGAACCTTTTGTCCTCCCTGGTGTAATACCCGTAAGTATTACCCGTTCATCTCAATCTTGAATTATGGTGTTTCATCGCGGGACCACTGATCAGTAAGAAGGATTCAGTGGTCCCTGCCTTATACACCCTACACATCAACAACAATCAACatagataatgaatttttgtttaATATCTAGAATGTTAGGGATAGAAGATACAATTTAGAGGCTGTTTTTGGAGAATTCAACTTCGCTGGAACTTATGTCA is a window of Harmonia axyridis chromosome 2, icHarAxyr1.1, whole genome shotgun sequence DNA encoding:
- the LOC123672540 gene encoding large proline-rich protein BAG6 isoform X1, whose protein sequence is MINLTVKTLDSRNHQFSVNDDMTVEEFKRHIADEVNISAETQRIIYCGRVLQDSSKLIDHDLDGKAVHLVQRPPPGTTPSNSSRSSRTSSPHPTHRMFRTLDTNNATVFLGSVYPSNLDTQGVLHPPTHTHAFTRLNVARRMLRRAEHLISQLENPAAPAEPAPQDDPQDEVLPIIEARLYYPGAHTAADESQIITQFFQNYLRRESQNSGNTSTTPAPSAPTEQSAPNTSTSQAAPPTDPADPRFPENATRTAQLAEVLTTLNQVQLRFAPFLERYQNFMRDDPVVTSQEEIRKVQMEMDKVSEVMHYLSHAYHSLSDVILRVRNTPPRPLLTRPLMLQQSAFVQTRMGIPIQVEAQINLSDRSGASTGGNQAPQTGESAPPNTIAPTATPQSFSSQAVPMISTVRVPIPLDIRGFLPTQSVSSSGAGRETAGSAPVGGGASATATSASPSSNRSGSGSASTSFSSSDPEVELIMEVTPEGISIDSLDGGVVRSNHTEDFLRGGSINGQQPANFIHTMMQMATELINGTGRDAVAAAASRHTSATSAPPLTPTPPAQNSQARGNNQTNPTSSTQTRSTPRPHVHLHHQNIPSGFDPYLPCHSHHVNRRRVFSGDSASTAQSQPTAETASARVRPEERQNLANETLHGTLHRAVNRLLEHVGIGDVPQVGGDEPFVLPGVIPNVRDRRYNLEAVFGEFNFAGTYVNGESIFRDIIVLLYKSLSLRTILRFHMGDYSQLRYVMTQLRGYLSSLSLERGSGNDAVVERFIDESSGLLETLSRMPFWGDVDIRASLIKYIRAKLPDILELIARELEYDNSCSTLLLETIITTVKELSALIFRACNRNINAAEVIFRQLMGRHFSGLPEELLAWFAPDGYSFVLQFLKRNAYLIGSIESFIVTKPTVKPVVPEESGQSSTKKVEEEPMEVEEAQVEMVDDEKIPAPSKPEEDEPEPLPSVVNGSQPWHNQVPADWVPIINRDVQQQRKLNIQTPFSDAYLSGMPSKRRKIVHNSKRHGVPLPQVISESVKKAVSNTGLSGVAPLETVSRLAGQSQEIQTAYRTLLRNTVQEGLRDNTDFNPERFPNAASYFFPK
- the LOC123672540 gene encoding large proline-rich protein BAG6 isoform X2, whose protein sequence is MINLTVKTLDSRNHQFSVNDDMTVEEFKRHIADEVNISAETQRIIYCGRVLQDSSKLIDHDLDGKAVHLVQRPPPGTTPSNSSRSSRTSSPHPTHRMFRTLDTNNATVFLGSVYPSNLDTQGVLHPPTHTHAFTRLNVARRMLRRAEHLISQLENPAAPAEPAPQDDPQDEVLPIIEARLYYPGAHTAADESQIITQFFQNYLRRESQNSGNTSTTPAPSAPTEQSAPNTSTSQAAPPTDPADPRFPENATRTAQLAEVLTTLNQVQLRFAPFLERYQNFMRDDPVVTSQEEIRKVQMEMDKVSEVMHYLSHAYHSLSDVILRVRNTPPRPLLTRPLMLQQSAFVQTRMGIPIQVEAQINLSDRSGASTGGNQAPQTGESAPPNTIAPTATPQSFSSQAVPMISTVRVPIPLDIRGFLPTQSVSSSGAGRETAGSAPVGGGASATATSASPSSNRSGSGSASTSFSSSDPEVELIMEVTPEVLRGGSINGQQPANFIHTMMQMATELINGTGRDAVAAAASRHTSATSAPPLTPTPPAQNSQARGNNQTNPTSSTQTRSTPRPHVHLHHQNIPSGFDPYLPCHSHHVNRRRVFSGDSASTAQSQPTAETASARVRPEERQNLANETLHGTLHRAVNRLLEHVGIGDVPQVGGDEPFVLPGVIPNVRDRRYNLEAVFGEFNFAGTYVNGESIFRDIIVLLYKSLSLRTILRFHMGDYSQLRYVMTQLRGYLSSLSLERGSGNDAVVERFIDESSGLLETLSRMPFWGDVDIRASLIKYIRAKLPDILELIARELEYDNSCSTLLLETIITTVKELSALIFRACNRNINAAEVIFRQLMGRHFSGLPEELLAWFAPDGYSFVLQFLKRNAYLIGSIESFIVTKPTVKPVVPEESGQSSTKKVEEEPMEVEEAQVEMVDDEKIPAPSKPEEDEPEPLPSVVNGSQPWHNQVPADWVPIINRDVQQQRKLNIQTPFSDAYLSGMPSKRRKIVHNSKRHGVPLPQVISESVKKAVSNTGLSGVAPLETVSRLAGQSQEIQTAYRTLLRNTVQEGLRDNTDFNPERFPNAASYFFPK